The Bombus pyrosoma isolate SC7728 linkage group LG3, ASM1482585v1, whole genome shotgun sequence genome has a segment encoding these proteins:
- the LOC122566160 gene encoding protein Tob1-like: MHMEVQVALNFVISYLYNKLPRRRVNIFGEELEKALKDKFKGHWYPEKPFKGSAFRCLKTGDPVDPVLERAAKESGVPIQDILENLPAELAIWVDPGEVSYRIGEMNAVKILYSETGDPHDESSADREVTKTFNPEAQCFRPIEAVGTSLGGLSLSPKSTSPFPSSLGSNASNGSSNNQQSGHGSGSSSAPSPTPITSSFKGSPSPVPAFIPRTTAPLTFTTATFAQTKFGSTKLKTSSKRANRMSPTEFSNYIKQRAMQQQIHHHHHHQQHQQQQQQQQQQQQQQQQAGAGGLPVSQSSPRSRSLSPGSLVTGAGQQHADPSAYFFQHGPAAYHPQFPHRNIFDSSSHGGYLSADLYTGVNFPSSYLDPTTIAGHQFYGGSVNGTSNAAGSNGNSQSAGNLGPVGSAATNSNVNGSGQQQDKTALVEGLNNFGLGSVAPYPASQYQHLLVAN, from the exons ATGCACATGGAGGTGCAGGTGGCGCTCAACTTCGTGATATCGTACCTCTACAATAAGCTGCCGCGAAGGCGAGTCAATATCTTCGGCGAGGAGCTGGAAAAGGCGCTGAAGGACAAGTTCAAGGGTCACTGGTACCCGGAGAAACCGTTCAAGGGATCCGCGTTCAGATGTCTGAAGACTGGCGACCCAGTGGATCCGGTTCTGGAACGGGCAGCCAAGGAGAGCGGCGTGCCTATTCAGGATATCCTGGAGAACCTACCAGCCGAGCTGGCCATCTGGGTCGATCCCGGAGAGGTGAGCTATCGAATTGGCGAAATGAACGCGGTGAAGATCCTCTACTCTGAAACCGGAGATCCACACGACGAGAGCTCGGCCGATCGAGAAGTTACCAAGACCTTCAATCCCGAGGCTCAGTGCTTCAGGCCTATCGAAGCCGTAGGCACTTCCTTGGGTGGGCTCAGTCTCAGCCCCAAGTCCACGTCGCCCTTCCCAAGCTCGCTCGGAAGCAATGCGAGCAATGGATCGTCAAATAATCAACAAAGTGGTCATGGGTCCGGTTCCTCGTCGGCACCTTCGCCGACGCCTATCACCAGCTCGTTCAAGGGTTCGCCTAGTCCCGTCCCGGCTTTCATCCCACGAACTACCGCACCGCTCACATTCACCACCGCCACATTCGCGCAGACCAAGTTCGGTAGCACCAAACTGAAAACCAGCAGCAAACGGGCGAACAG AATGTCCCCCACCGAGTTCTCGAATTACATCAAGCAACGTGCCATGCAGCAACAGatccatcatcatcatcatcaccaaCAGCAccaacagcagcagcaacaacagcaacaacaacagcaacaacagcagcaggcTGGTGCTGGTGGCTTGCCAGTGTCGCAGAGTTCTCCTCGGAGTCGCAGCCTGTCACCAGGAAGCTTAGTGACTGGTGCCGGTCAACAACATGCAGATCCAAGCGCGTATTTCTTCCAGCACGGTCCAGCCGCGTATCATCCTCAATTTCCTCACCGCAACATCTTCGATTCGTCCAGCCACGGTGGCTACCTCTCCGCTGATCTATACACAGGCGTGAACTTCCCGTCATCTTACCTCGATCCAACGACGATCGCTGGCCACCAGTTCTACGGTGGCAGCGTGAACGGAACCAGCAACGCTGCAGGCAGCAATGGGAACTCGCAGAGCGCCGGAAATCTCGGCCCGGTTGGCTCAGCCGCGACGAACAGCAACGTGAACGGTTCTGGCCAGCAACAGGATAAAACAGCGCTTGTCGAGGGTCTGAACAACTTTGGTCTCGGCTCCGTGGCGCCGTATCCGGCCAGCCAATACCAGCATCTCCTCGTAGCTAACTAA